One region of Juglans regia cultivar Chandler chromosome 4, Walnut 2.0, whole genome shotgun sequence genomic DNA includes:
- the LOC109020972 gene encoding proteasome subunit alpha type-2-A-like — protein sequence MGPDFRVLVRKSRKQAEQYHRLYKEVGTNSCHSTCKGNCSCYAGVHSVWVDPSGSYFSWKASAVGKNVSNAKTFLEKRYTDDMELDDAVHTSILTLKEGFEGQISGKNIEFGIIGADKQFRVLTPAEIEDYLAEVE from the exons ATGGGTCCAGATTTTCGAGTTTTGGTTCGAAAAAGCAGGAAGCAGGCTGAACAATATCATAGATTGTACAAG GAAGTAGGAACCAATTCCTGTCACTCAACTTGTAAGGGAAATTGCAGCTGTTATGCAGGAGTTCACTCAGTCTGG GTGGACCCATCGGGTTCATATTTCTCATGGAAAGCCTCAGCAGTGGGAAAGAATGTCTCGAATGCAAAAACATTCCTAGAGAAGAG GTATACTGATGATATGGAGCTTGATGATGCTGTGCATACATCTATCCTGACACTGAAGGAGGG ATTTGAAGGACAAATTTCGGGCAAAAACATTGAGTTTGGAATAATTGGTGCTGACAAACAGTTCAG AGTACTAACCCCAGCCGAGATAGAGGATTATCTAGCTGAAGTGGAGTAG
- the LOC109020970 gene encoding pentatricopeptide repeat-containing protein At2g35130 isoform X2 has product MLIADCILNYIFIEPRSYNSSFRCQAKNSSGEAVEKSKREGLYIDKRGKWRSFNSKKLSRKRCGSLRGRGWKYGSGFVDGIFPVLSPIALQILEFAQNDPDFNKLWSSLDTLPASHTTWDDVINVVVQLRLNKQWDSIVLICEWVLHKSSFEPDVICYNLLIDAYGQKSLYKDAESAYLELLESRCIPTEDTYALLIKAYCKSGLLEKAEAVFAEMRKYSLSPSAVVYDAYIDGLMKGGNPQKAEEIFQRMKKDCCQPSVNTYTMLINLYGKASKSYMALKVFDEMRSKKCKPNICTYTALVNAFAREGLCEKAEEIFEQLQEAGHEPDVYAYNALMEAYSRAGFPYGAAEIFSLMQHMGCEPDRASYNIMVDAYGRAGLHEEAMFEEMMRLGITPTMKSHMLLLSAHSRVRNVAKCEDIVNQMHKFGLQPDTFVLNSMLNLYGRLGQFEKMEEVLIAMSKGPYAADISTYNILINVYGRAGFLERMEELFQSLPTKSLRPDVVTWTSRLGAYSRKKLYKRCFEIFEEMVDSGCYPDGGTAKVLLSACSSQEQIDQVTTVIRTMHKDTRVLPL; this is encoded by the exons AT GTTGATCGCTGATTGCATACTGAATTATATATTCATAGAACCAAGAAGCTATAACAGTAGTTTCAGATGCCAAGCCAAGAATTCAAGTGGTGAGGCTGTTGAGAAGAGCAAACGTGAAGGTCTTTACATTGACAAACGGGGCAAATGGAGAAGCTTTAATTCCAAGAAGTTGTCTAGGAAACGAT GCGGTTCTTTAAGAGGGCGAGGATGGAAATATGGATCTGGTTTTGTTGATGGAATTTTTCCAGTGCTGAGCCCAATTGCTCTGCAAATTTTGGAATTTGCACAGAATGACCCGGATTTCAATAAACTATGGAGTTCTCTAGACACTCTCCCAGCCTCTCATACCACGTGGGATGATGTCATCAATGTAGTTGTTCAACTGCGGCTCAATAAACAGTGGGATTCGATTGTGTTG ATTTGTGAATGGGTACTGCACAAGAGCTCCTTCGAACCAGATGTTATCTGCTACAATTTGCTTATAGATGCTTATGGGCAGAAATCACTGTATAAGGACGCAGAATCTGCATATTTAGAACTTCTTGAAAGCAGATGCATTCCTACTGAAGATACTTATGCCCTTCTTATAAAAGCCTACTGCAAATCTGGGCTGCTAGAGAAAGCTGAAGCTGTCTTTGCTGAAATGCGAAAATATAGCCTTTCCCCAA GTGCAGTTGTCTATGATGCTTATATTGATGGATTGATGAAAGGAGGAAATCCTCAAAAAGCAGAAGAGATCTTCCAGAGGATGAAGAAAGATTGCTGCCAGCCATCTGTTAATACTTATACAATGTTGATCAATTTATATGGAAAG GCAAGTAAATCATATATGGCCTTGaaggtgtttgatgaaatgagaaGTAAAAAATGTAAACCTAATATCTGCACATATACTGCTTTGGTAAATGCATTTGCTAGGGAAGGACTTTGTGAGAAAGCGGAAGAGATATTTGAGCAGCTGCAAGAGGCTGGGCACGAGCCAGATGTGTATGCTTATAATGCTCTCATGGAAGCGTACAG TCGTGCAGGTTTTCCTTATGGGGCTGCAGAGATTTTTTCACTCATGCAGCACATGGGATGTGAACCAGATAGAGCTTCATATAATATCATGGTAGATGCGTATGGGAGAGCTGGTCTTCATGAGG AAGCGATGTTTGAAGAGATGATGAGACTGGGAATAACTCCAACTATGAAATCCCACATGCTACTTTTATCTGCCCACTCAAGAGTTCGCAATGTAGCTAAGTGTGAAGATATTGTGAACCAAATGCATAAATTCGGGCTTCAACCTGACACTTTTGTTCTTAACAGCATGCTGAACCTGTATGGCCGGTTAGGCCAATTTGAAAAGATGGAGGAAGTTTTAATTGCAATGAGTAAAGGACCATATGCAGCTGATATCAGtacatataacattttaataaatgtataTGGACGGGCAGGGTTTTTGGAAAGAATGGAAGAGCTCTTTCAGTCACTTCCCACCAAGAGTTTAAGACCTGATGTGGTGACTTGGACTTCTCGGCTTGGAGCATATTCTAGAAAGAAACTATACAAAAGGtgctttgaaatttttgaagaaatggTTGATTCTGGCTGTTATCCAGATGGTGGAACTGCTAAAGTACTCCTCTCAGCATGTTCGAGCCAGGAACAGATTGACCAGGTTACTACTGTAATTAGAACAATGCACAAGGATACGAGGGTTTTGCCTCTTTGA
- the LOC109020970 gene encoding pentatricopeptide repeat-containing protein At2g35130 isoform X1, with protein MLIADCILNYIFIEPRSYNSSFRCQAKNSSGEAVEKSKREGLYIDKRGKWRSFNSKKLSRKRCGSLRGRGWKYGSGFVDGIFPVLSPIALQILEFAQNDPDFNKLWSSLDTLPASHTTWDDVINVVVQLRLNKQWDSIVLICEWVLHKSSFEPDVICYNLLIDAYGQKSLYKDAESAYLELLESRCIPTEDTYALLIKAYCKSGLLEKAEAVFAEMRKYSLSPSAVVYDAYIDGLMKGGNPQKAEEIFQRMKKDCCQPSVNTYTMLINLYGKASKSYMALKVFDEMRSKKCKPNICTYTALVNAFAREGLCEKAEEIFEQLQEAGHEPDVYAYNALMEAYSRAGFPYGAAEIFSLMQHMGCEPDRASYNIMVDAYGRAGLHEDAEAMFEEMMRLGITPTMKSHMLLLSAHSRVRNVAKCEDIVNQMHKFGLQPDTFVLNSMLNLYGRLGQFEKMEEVLIAMSKGPYAADISTYNILINVYGRAGFLERMEELFQSLPTKSLRPDVVTWTSRLGAYSRKKLYKRCFEIFEEMVDSGCYPDGGTAKVLLSACSSQEQIDQVTTVIRTMHKDTRVLPL; from the exons AT GTTGATCGCTGATTGCATACTGAATTATATATTCATAGAACCAAGAAGCTATAACAGTAGTTTCAGATGCCAAGCCAAGAATTCAAGTGGTGAGGCTGTTGAGAAGAGCAAACGTGAAGGTCTTTACATTGACAAACGGGGCAAATGGAGAAGCTTTAATTCCAAGAAGTTGTCTAGGAAACGAT GCGGTTCTTTAAGAGGGCGAGGATGGAAATATGGATCTGGTTTTGTTGATGGAATTTTTCCAGTGCTGAGCCCAATTGCTCTGCAAATTTTGGAATTTGCACAGAATGACCCGGATTTCAATAAACTATGGAGTTCTCTAGACACTCTCCCAGCCTCTCATACCACGTGGGATGATGTCATCAATGTAGTTGTTCAACTGCGGCTCAATAAACAGTGGGATTCGATTGTGTTG ATTTGTGAATGGGTACTGCACAAGAGCTCCTTCGAACCAGATGTTATCTGCTACAATTTGCTTATAGATGCTTATGGGCAGAAATCACTGTATAAGGACGCAGAATCTGCATATTTAGAACTTCTTGAAAGCAGATGCATTCCTACTGAAGATACTTATGCCCTTCTTATAAAAGCCTACTGCAAATCTGGGCTGCTAGAGAAAGCTGAAGCTGTCTTTGCTGAAATGCGAAAATATAGCCTTTCCCCAA GTGCAGTTGTCTATGATGCTTATATTGATGGATTGATGAAAGGAGGAAATCCTCAAAAAGCAGAAGAGATCTTCCAGAGGATGAAGAAAGATTGCTGCCAGCCATCTGTTAATACTTATACAATGTTGATCAATTTATATGGAAAG GCAAGTAAATCATATATGGCCTTGaaggtgtttgatgaaatgagaaGTAAAAAATGTAAACCTAATATCTGCACATATACTGCTTTGGTAAATGCATTTGCTAGGGAAGGACTTTGTGAGAAAGCGGAAGAGATATTTGAGCAGCTGCAAGAGGCTGGGCACGAGCCAGATGTGTATGCTTATAATGCTCTCATGGAAGCGTACAG TCGTGCAGGTTTTCCTTATGGGGCTGCAGAGATTTTTTCACTCATGCAGCACATGGGATGTGAACCAGATAGAGCTTCATATAATATCATGGTAGATGCGTATGGGAGAGCTGGTCTTCATGAGG ATGCAGAAGCGATGTTTGAAGAGATGATGAGACTGGGAATAACTCCAACTATGAAATCCCACATGCTACTTTTATCTGCCCACTCAAGAGTTCGCAATGTAGCTAAGTGTGAAGATATTGTGAACCAAATGCATAAATTCGGGCTTCAACCTGACACTTTTGTTCTTAACAGCATGCTGAACCTGTATGGCCGGTTAGGCCAATTTGAAAAGATGGAGGAAGTTTTAATTGCAATGAGTAAAGGACCATATGCAGCTGATATCAGtacatataacattttaataaatgtataTGGACGGGCAGGGTTTTTGGAAAGAATGGAAGAGCTCTTTCAGTCACTTCCCACCAAGAGTTTAAGACCTGATGTGGTGACTTGGACTTCTCGGCTTGGAGCATATTCTAGAAAGAAACTATACAAAAGGtgctttgaaatttttgaagaaatggTTGATTCTGGCTGTTATCCAGATGGTGGAACTGCTAAAGTACTCCTCTCAGCATGTTCGAGCCAGGAACAGATTGACCAGGTTACTACTGTAATTAGAACAATGCACAAGGATACGAGGGTTTTGCCTCTTTGA
- the LOC109020964 gene encoding glycine cleavage system H protein 2, mitochondrial-like gives MASRLLWASRAASYLRISVFHRGFSSVLKDLKYADSHEWVKVEGNSATVGITDHAQDHLGDVVYVELPEVGAPVEQGSGFGAVESVKATSDINSPVSGKIVEVNEELSSSPGLVNSSPYEKGWIIKVEVSDSDELKNLMDADKYSKFCEEEDAKH, from the exons ATGGCTTCAAGGTTGTTGTGGGCTTCGAGGGCCGCCTCATACCTCAGGATCTCAGTTTTCCACAGAGGCTTTTCTTCTG TTTTGAAGGATCTTAAGTATGCAGACTCTCACGAGTGGGTGAAAGTGGAGGGGAATTCTGCTACTGTTGGTATCACTGATCATGCTCAAGATCATTTAGGGGATGTTGTGTATGTTGAATTACCGGAAGTGGGGGCTCCTGTGGAACAGGGCAGCGGCTTTGGTGCAGTTGAAAGTGTCAAGGCTACTAGTGATATTAATTCTCCTGTTTCAGGGAAAATTGTTGAAGTTAATGAAGAGCTCAGCAGCTCCCCTGGTCTT GTTAACTCAAGTCCATATGAGAAAGGATGGATAATTAAGGTCGAGGTGAGTGACAGTGATGAATTGAAGAACTTGATGGATGCTGATAAGTACTCCAAGTTCtgcgaagaagaagatgcaaaaCACTGA